The Couchioplanes caeruleus nucleotide sequence GGGCGACGAAGCCCGTCTCGGCCACCGTCTGCTGCACGGAGCGCAGCTGCTGGGCCACCGCCACCAGCACCTCGTCGCCGGTGTCGTGGGACAGCGTGTCGTTGATGCGCTTGAAGTGGTCGATGTCCACCAGCGCGATGGTCAGCGGCGAGCGGGTCTCGGCGGCGAGGGCGACCGCGGCGGGCAGGTGGTCGTCCACGTAGCGCCGGTTGTGCAGGCCGGTGAGCGGGTCGCGCAGGGCCTGCTCGCGGTAGCGTTCCGCGTCGTTGCGGGCCTGGGCCGTCTCGAACATCACCTGCCGGGTGGACGCGCGTGCCTCCTGCTGGGCGGAGCGGAGCAGCTCGCCCGCCGCGTGGTAGCGCTTGTACTCGACGAAGGCCTGCTCGAAGGCGCCCGTCGCGGCGTACAGCTCGGCCTGTTCGGCCATCACGGCCACCCCGACGCCGGTGAGCTCCCGTTCCTCGCACAGCGCGCGGCTGCGGTCGAGGCTCTGCTGCGCGCGGCGGAGCGCGCCGATGCCACGCTGGGCCCGGGCCAGGGTGAGGATGGCCTCCGCCAGGTCGTGCATCTCGTACCAGAGCGGCGTCTCCACCAGGGAGAGCAGCGTCTGCTCGGCCGCCGCGTACCGGCCGAGGGCGATCTCGATGTTCGCGACCGTGTCGCGTTCGACGATGAGGAAGCCGCGGCCCAGGGTGGCGGCGACCACGCGCATCCGCCCGGCGACGGTCGCCGCGGCGGCCAGCTCGCCGGCCTCGAACTCGGTGTACGCGCGGTTGTTCAGCACCTGCAGCCGCCGGTGCAGATCGCCCATGGCGATCGCCAGCTGCTCGGCCTCCCGGTAGCGCTCGCGCGCCGCGGCGATGGAGCCGACGTCGCCGAGGGCGTTCGCCAGCCGGAGCAGGTAGATCACCCGCAGGCCCGGCGCCGCGTCCTCCTCGAGCAGCTCGGTGGCGCTGATCGCGTGCTCGAGGCTGGCGGCGTGGTCGCCGAGGTAGTTGTAGGTCAGCGCGAGGTGGAAGTGGCTGCGGGCCAGCAGCGGGCGGGACCCCAGGTCCTGCGCCCGCCGCCGGACCTCCAGGAACACCTGGGCCGCGCTGCCGCGGTCGCCGTTGCGCTGCTCCATGTCGGCCCGGACCAGCCGGGCGCGCAGCTGCAGGACGGTCTCGCCGCAGGCCCGGGCCTGCAGCTCGATGGCCGTGGCGGACGCCAGGTTCGCACCGATGTCGTGACCCTGGTACTGCTCCAGGTCATCCAACGAGCGGGCGAGCCCCGGTGCGTCCACCACGCCTCCTCACGTCATTCACGGCTCAGGACGTCCAGCCCTTGTCGCCGGCGGAGAGCCAGCCGGCGAGGGACCAGTTCGCCCCGTTCCACATCGGCGCGGCGCCGTTGCTGTTGGACCACGTCTTGCCGGACCAGGTCTGCCCCGCCCACGCGACGTCGGACCAGGTCTTGCCCGACCACGTCTTGCCGGACCAGGTCTTGCCGCCCCAGTTCGCCTGCCCGTCCGACGGGCTGACCCAGCCGGTGCCCGTCCACGGGCGGCCCATCCAGTTCCCGCCGCTCCAGGACGTGTGGGCGGCGCTCGCCGGCGCCCACACCGCCGTGCTCAGCGGGCCGAAGATGTCCCGCTCCCCGGTCAGCGCGACCCCGCCGTTGGTCACCAGCGACGAGCCGCGGTCCTTCTGGATGCTGCCCAGACCGGTGACGGTGGTACCGCTCTGGCTGCACCCGGTCAGCGTGGACCGCAACGCCGTCTGCAGGTTGACCTGCGGGGCCGACGAGCCGGCGACCGGGCTTCCGGTGGCCCGCAGGTAGCACATGACCTGCATCGGCGACAGGCTCGGGTACTTCTGCAGCAGCACCGCCGTGGCGCCGCTGACCACCGCCGCGGCCTGGGAGGTGCCGCTGCCCTTGAAGAACCGGTCCCCCACCCGGGCCGACGGGTAGTTCACGTCGGCGTAGCTGCCGGGGTCGCGCAGCGAGACGATCGAGCGGCCCGGCGCCATCACGTCCGGGCCGTTGCCCCACGACGTACCGGTGCTGCTGAACGACGCGATCCGGTCGTCGGCCGGGTTGGTGGTGCCCTGCGGGTCGGTCGCCCCGACCGTGATGATGTACGGGTTCGAGCCGGGCAGCAGGATGTTCCCCCCGGTGTTGCCGGCGGCCACGACCACGCTGATGCCGGCCCGGTACGCGTTCTCCACGGCCTCGCTGAGCGGGCTGGTCACCCAGCTCTGCGTGCTGTCGGTGCCGTACGACAGGTTCAGGACCTTGATCGGGTTCGCGGGGTCGTCGTTGCGGTGCGCCACCACCCAGTCGACGGCCGCCATCACCTGCGTGACGTCCACCGCCCCGTTGGCCGCGCCCACCTTGATCGACAGCAGCCTGGCGTCGGGGGCGAGGCCCTGGAAGCCGCCCCCGGCGGCGTCGCGGCCCGCGATGATGCCGGCCAGGTGCGTGCCGTGGCCGTACGTGTCGCGGCGGAACAGGCCCGGCACCTGCGACTCCAGCGACAGGTCCGGCCCGTTGGCCACGTTGCCGCTGGTGAGGCCCGGCACCGGCACGACGCCGGTGTCGATGAGCGCGATGCCGACGCCCTTGCCGGTGTAGCCGGCGGCCGCCGCCACGTCGTCGCGGACGATCCGGCGGACGTCGGCGAGCCCGGCCGCGGTGGCGGTGTAGCTGTAGTCGGTGAACGACGGCGTCGTGGTGGCGGCGTCCGCGGCGCTCGCGTGCAGCAGCGCGGCTGCGGTGACGACCACCGCCCCGGCGGCCCTGAGGCGACCTTTCCCAGTCAACTGCTGCTCCTTCGACGCCTGCGGACGATGTGGCCCTTCACTCGGCAGGACGGCGCAGGTTATGAATCAGGTGCGGAAATGGTGGCCGGTCGGTGGCAGCCCTCGTCCGATCGGTCAGCGGGCACGTCGTTGCGCGGGCCGAGCGGGGCACGGTGGCGCCGCCTGGCCACGGACTTGGCGAGGTACATGGCGTGGTCGGCGCGCTCGATCACCTCGTCCGGCGTCTGCCCCGGCCCGGCGATCGCGACGCCGACCGTGCCGCCGCTCTGCAGCGGACCGCAGCTGAGCTGCAACGGCGCGGCGAAGGAGTCCCGTACGGCCCGGGCCACGACCTCGGCCCCGGTGGCGCCGGCGTGCGGGAGCAGCACCGCGAACTCGTCGCCGCCGAGGCGCGCCACGGTCGCCGTGTCACCGGCCGCGGCGTCGATCCGCTGCGCGACGGCGGTGAGCAGCTCGTCGCCGACCTTGTGGCCGTGGGTGTCGTTGACGGCCTTGAAGTCGTTCAGGTCGATCAGCAGCATCGCGTACCCGGTGCCGGTGCTGTGTGCCAGCCCGAGCCGCTCGAACAGCAGGCGGCGGTTCGGCAGCCCGGTCAGCATGTCGTAGTAGGCGGCCCGGTGCAGGTGCTCCTCGTACGCGCGCTGCGACGTGACGTCGAGCAGGGCCAGCACCACGCCGGCGCCCTGGGACAGGCTCGCGGTCATCGGCACGGTCTGCACCACGAGCTGCAGGGTCACGCCGTCCGGCCGGACCAGCCGTACCTCGATCCTGGTGCGAGCACCGCCGGCGGCCAGCTCGCGCAGGTCGACCGGGCGGCCCTCCAGATCCTGCAGCCGCAGCCGGTGCAGGCCGGGCGCCTCCGCGCCGGACCAGCCGACGAGGTCGGTCACCGCGGGGTTGGCCAGTACCACCTCGCCGGCGTCGTCGGTGACCACCACCGGGAACGGCAGCTCGGTGAGCACGCCGCCGAGCAGCGCGTTGCGGTCCTTCTGCTGTTCCTGCAGCTTCGCCATCAGGGCCCGCGTGCCGTAGACCATGAGGCTGGTGGTGGGCAGCGAGATCATCGCGCCGGGCACCGGCTCGACGTGCCAGGGCATGGCGATCGCGATCGCCCAGACGCCGAGGTAGCCGGCCTGCGACAGCAGCAGCCGGGGCAGCCCGCCGATCGCCGCGCGGAACAGCACCGCCATGAAGAACGTGCTGATCACCGGTGAGACGTCGGTGACCTGCGACAACAGGGCCAGCACGGCGGCCAGCTCGAGCGCGTCGACCCAGATCGGCAGCGGGCGCGCGCGGCGGAACTCCACGATCCGCAGTGCGAAGCCGAACAGCTGGACCGCCGCGCACAGCGTCGTCACGTCGGCGCCGAGACCGGCGTGCCGGGTCTGCACGGTCAGACCGGTCGCGCAGAGCGCCAGCGAGGTCAGGAAGAACAGCCGCAGCGACCGCATGGGGTCCCGCTGGACGAATGACCGCACGTGGGCGTACCCCGTGCGGAGCGAGCGCTGGACCATGTCCGCCCCATCGACGCGCGGCGGCCCGATCGGAGTGCACGGTCGGTAGCAATCAGGGTCGATCCGGGCAGCGCAAGGGGTTCCCCCGTTGCCACGCGCGGCGACCGCGAATCATGCTGATCGATGTCCGACTTCCGGCGACCGACAGGACGGCAGATGCTCTCCAGATTCTTGACCGGCGTGCTCGCGATCAGCGCGGGCCTCGCGGTGCCGGCGACCCCGGCCGCGGCGGCCGCCGACGCCACCCGCACGCCGGCCACCCCGGCGTACACGATCTCCCTCACCAGCGATGCCGCCGGCGGCACGTGGACCGGGCACGAGAGCGTGACGTTCAGCAACCCGTCCGCCACCCCGCTGAGCGAGGTCTACCTGCGGCTCTGGGACAACTACCACGGCAGCTGCCCGTCCACCCCGATCACCGTCAGCAACGTCACCGGCGGCACGGCCGGCGCGCTGGAGGTGGGCTGCACCGCCCTGAAGATCACGCTGCCCACGCCGCTGGCCCAGGGCGGCACCGCCGGCATCGGCTTCGACCTGCGCATCGTCGTGCCCTCGGGCGTCGACCGGTTCGGCCACGACGGCAGCTACTACTTCATCGGCAACGCGCTGCCGGTGCTGGCGGTCCGTGACGCCGCGGGCTGGCATCTGGACCCGTACACCAACAACGGCGAGTCCTTCTACGCGCTGGCCAGCGACTACGACGTCACCCTGGACCATCCGTCGTCCGTGCTGGTGCCGGCGACGGGCACCTCCACCGACACGGCCGGGACGAGCGGGCGTACGGTCACCCGGGCCGTGGGCAGGCAGGTCCGCGAGTTCGCCTGGGCCGCCGGGCCGTTCAAGAAGATCAGCGGCAGGACCGCGGGTGGCGTGGCCGTCAACGTCTACTCGGTCGGCTCGATCAGTTCCGCGAGCGCGAAGTCGATGCTGAACGTGGCCACCGGTTCCCTCGACGCGCACGCCGGCCGGTTCGGCGCGTACCCGTACGGCGAGGCCGACGTGGTGCTCGACAACGGCTTCTGGTTCGGCGGCATGGAGTACCCCGGCTTCGTGCTCGACCTGGTGAGCTCCACCGCGCTCGCGCACGAGCTGGCGCACCAGTGGTTCTACGGCATCGTCGGCGACGACGAGTACAGCACGCCGTG carries:
- a CDS encoding GGDEF domain-containing protein gives rise to the protein MDAPGLARSLDDLEQYQGHDIGANLASATAIELQARACGETVLQLRARLVRADMEQRNGDRGSAAQVFLEVRRRAQDLGSRPLLARSHFHLALTYNYLGDHAASLEHAISATELLEEDAAPGLRVIYLLRLANALGDVGSIAAARERYREAEQLAIAMGDLHRRLQVLNNRAYTEFEAGELAAAATVAGRMRVVAATLGRGFLIVERDTVANIEIALGRYAAAEQTLLSLVETPLWYEMHDLAEAILTLARAQRGIGALRRAQQSLDRSRALCEERELTGVGVAVMAEQAELYAATGAFEQAFVEYKRYHAAGELLRSAQQEARASTRQVMFETAQARNDAERYREQALRDPLTGLHNRRYVDDHLPAAVALAAETRSPLTIALVDIDHFKRINDTLSHDTGDEVLVAVAQQLRSVQQTVAETGFVARMGGEEFLVVLPGIAAGQAASTLEALRQAVASHRWRPVTGELPVTVSVGATATLGDDAVPALLADADRMLYAAKNAGRDRVMVLATAA
- a CDS encoding S8 family serine peptidase; this encodes MTGKGRLRAAGAVVVTAAALLHASAADAATTTPSFTDYSYTATAAGLADVRRIVRDDVAAAAGYTGKGVGIALIDTGVVPVPGLTSGNVANGPDLSLESQVPGLFRRDTYGHGTHLAGIIAGRDAAGGGFQGLAPDARLLSIKVGAANGAVDVTQVMAAVDWVVAHRNDDPANPIKVLNLSYGTDSTQSWVTSPLSEAVENAYRAGISVVVAAGNTGGNILLPGSNPYIITVGATDPQGTTNPADDRIASFSSTGTSWGNGPDVMAPGRSIVSLRDPGSYADVNYPSARVGDRFFKGSGTSQAAAVVSGATAVLLQKYPSLSPMQVMCYLRATGSPVAGSSAPQVNLQTALRSTLTGCSQSGTTVTGLGSIQKDRGSSLVTNGGVALTGERDIFGPLSTAVWAPASAAHTSWSGGNWMGRPWTGTGWVSPSDGQANWGGKTWSGKTWSGKTWSDVAWAGQTWSGKTWSNSNGAAPMWNGANWSLAGWLSAGDKGWTS
- a CDS encoding diguanylate cyclase domain-containing protein, which gives rise to MVQRSLRTGYAHVRSFVQRDPMRSLRLFFLTSLALCATGLTVQTRHAGLGADVTTLCAAVQLFGFALRIVEFRRARPLPIWVDALELAAVLALLSQVTDVSPVISTFFMAVLFRAAIGGLPRLLLSQAGYLGVWAIAIAMPWHVEPVPGAMISLPTTSLMVYGTRALMAKLQEQQKDRNALLGGVLTELPFPVVVTDDAGEVVLANPAVTDLVGWSGAEAPGLHRLRLQDLEGRPVDLRELAAGGARTRIEVRLVRPDGVTLQLVVQTVPMTASLSQGAGVVLALLDVTSQRAYEEHLHRAAYYDMLTGLPNRRLLFERLGLAHSTGTGYAMLLIDLNDFKAVNDTHGHKVGDELLTAVAQRIDAAAGDTATVARLGGDEFAVLLPHAGATGAEVVARAVRDSFAAPLQLSCGPLQSGGTVGVAIAGPGQTPDEVIERADHAMYLAKSVARRRHRAPLGPRNDVPADRSDEGCHRPATISAPDS
- a CDS encoding M1 family metallopeptidase, producing the protein MLSRFLTGVLAISAGLAVPATPAAAAADATRTPATPAYTISLTSDAAGGTWTGHESVTFSNPSATPLSEVYLRLWDNYHGSCPSTPITVSNVTGGTAGALEVGCTALKITLPTPLAQGGTAGIGFDLRIVVPSGVDRFGHDGSYYFIGNALPVLAVRDAAGWHLDPYTNNGESFYALASDYDVTLDHPSSVLVPATGTSTDTAGTSGRTVTRAVGRQVREFAWAAGPFKKISGRTAGGVAVNVYSVGSISSASAKSMLNVATGSLDAHAGRFGAYPYGEADVVLDNGFWFGGMEYPGFVLDLVSSTALAHELAHQWFYGIVGDDEYSTPWLDEGFTDYATDLYFNKTGSGCGITWQSSAEKLTNSMAYWDQHSNRYSTVVYGYGKCTLHDLRRLIGTTAMANLLKSYAASHWYGISTVADFKAAAQAAAGPTDLTSFWAAHRVEG